The genomic window CCTGCCATCTCATAGGCTCTTTTTGCAGCATAGACACTCGCATCAAGAGTGGTAATGTCGCGACGGTCATGCAGGGCAATAGTATCACTTGCTTGTCCGGACCCTTTTATATATATCGGAGTATCGGTGTATTTGTGGGCTTCTTCAGCAGGAGCCAGGACAAGAGCGGCTGCTCCGTCAGTAATCGGAGAGCAATCAAAGATATGTAAGGGGTCGGCAACCATAATGGAATTAAGCACTTTATCCACTGTAATATTATTCCTGTACTGGGCGATTGGATTATGGGTACCATTCTTATGATTTTTCACAGCAACCTGTGCAAGCTGCTCACTGGTTGTTCCATATTGCTGCATATGCATGCGGGCTATCATGGCATACAAACCGGGGAAGGTGGCACCCATCATACCCTCCCACTCCCGGTCCGCTGCTGCCGCAAGGGCTGAAGAAGCGCCAACGGAGGAAACGTCTGTCATTTTTTCAACGCCTGCAGCTACCACTATATCATTGTAACCAGATGCAACGGACTGTATTCCCTGCCTGAAGGCCAGTCCCCCTGAAGCACAGGCGGCCTCCACACGGGTGGAAGGTACATGCAAACCGGCTGCCAGGCCGGAATAATCAGCTATCAGGGCACCGATGTGTTCCTGTTCAACAAACTGTCCGCCGCTCATATTACCGACAAACATACTGTCGATACTTTCTCCACCAACTCCGGCATCCTCAAGAGCTCCGACTCCGGCCTCAACAACTATATCACGGAAAGAGCGCTCCCACATCTCACCAAATTTGGTAGTATAACTTCCGATAATTGCAACGTCTCTCATTTTTATCCCCTCATGCACGTTTTATCTTGCCTTTATGCTTTGCATACATTGCATAATCCATGTAGACAGGATTTGCAAGCAATTCCTCTACCCGGGGAGCTTTATCCCTTATCTTATCGATCTTGTCCGTTACCCTGAAACTGAAGGCATCTGCCCCTGCACCTGAACCAAAGGCTGTGGCAAATATCCTGTCTCCAGGCTTTGCCTGGTCAAGAGTAGCTGCAATACCCATCAGGCATGAACCGGAATAAGTATTACCCAATCTTGTGACCACAAGCCCGGGAGCAATTTTTTCCTTACTGAATCCCAGCATTTTTGCCACCCTGGAGGGGAACTTACCATTGGGTTGATGGAAAACTGCATAATCGTAATCCTCAGCTGAAGTGCCAAGTTTATTCATCAGACCTTTTGCGGCACCCAGAACGTGTTTGAAATAGCCGGGTTCTCCGGTGAAACGTCCGCCGTGTTCGGGATAAGGCATACCCTCGCGTCTCCAGAAATCAGGTGTATCGGTCGTGAAAGAATAGGTATCTTCGATAATTGCTACCATTTCTTCTTCTTTGTTGCCTATAATATAAGCCGCACCGCCAGCAGCAGCGGTATATTCCAGTGCATCTCCGGGTGCACCCTGTGATACGTCTGAACCTATAGCAAGCCCCAGGTCTGCCATACCGGATTGCACCAATCCCATACATGCCTGCATACCGGCACTTCCTGCTTTACAGGCAAATTCCAAATCCGCTGCAGTCATCTCAGGGGTCGCTTCCACCGCTTCAGCCACTATTGTACTGGTGGGTTTGACCGCATAGGGATGACTTTCAGAACCTGTATATATTGCCTCTATTCTGGAAGGATCAA from Methanohalophilus halophilus includes these protein-coding regions:
- a CDS encoding thiolase domain-containing protein, which codes for MRDVAIIGSYTTKFGEMWERSFRDIVVEAGVGALEDAGVGGESIDSMFVGNMSGGQFVEQEHIGALIADYSGLAAGLHVPSTRVEAACASGGLAFRQGIQSVASGYNDIVVAAGVEKMTDVSSVGASSALAAAADREWEGMMGATFPGLYAMIARMHMQQYGTTSEQLAQVAVKNHKNGTHNPIAQYRNNITVDKVLNSIMVADPLHIFDCSPITDGAAALVLAPAEEAHKYTDTPIYIKGSGQASDTIALHDRRDITTLDASVYAAKRAYEMAGIGPDDIDVAEVHDCFTIAEICAIEDLGFVEKGRGGRFVEEGNTAIGGKIPVNTSGGLKACGHPVGATGIKQAAEIVNQLRGEAGKRQVEGAEIGLAHNVGGSGATALVHILGRER
- a CDS encoding hydroxymethylglutaryl-CoA synthase, whose product is MSVGIVSYGTYIPKFRIKVEDIAKVWGDNADILSAGLMVNEKSVPDLDEDTVTIAVEAARAAICRSCLDPSRIEAIYTGSESHPYAVKPTSTIVAEAVEATPEMTAADLEFACKAGSAGMQACMGLVQSGMADLGLAIGSDVSQGAPGDALEYTAAAGGAAYIIGNKEEEMVAIIEDTYSFTTDTPDFWRREGMPYPEHGGRFTGEPGYFKHVLGAAKGLMNKLGTSAEDYDYAVFHQPNGKFPSRVAKMLGFSKEKIAPGLVVTRLGNTYSGSCLMGIAATLDQAKPGDRIFATAFGSGAGADAFSFRVTDKIDKIRDKAPRVEELLANPVYMDYAMYAKHKGKIKRA